AAGATGCAACGAATCGAGCGAGGTGCAATTAACTTGCAACGTACAGTGGTACGCGACGAAACGCGTCGCGGTGCAACGAGTGAAAGTCGAGGATGACAGCTTTGTAATGAACGTTGAAGGAACGTCCTCGTTCGGAACAATTTGCTGGATGAGCCATGTAACTGGACGGACCTCCGTGATCGATTTCCTCCGATGAGGGCTCGATGGAAAGCGATCGAAAGAAATCGTTCATGAGAAAGAGTTCAAGGATGTGATATAAGATTTGAAATCAGATGGTATTCGAGTTGAAGACAAAATTGATGTCTGCTTTTTATCTTGATGAAATGATCAATGAAGAGTTGATGTAAGTGAATGATAAGttcttagaaaaattattttacccTTTTAGTACGCAATGACAAATGATAAACGACTGTTGTTACCTTTAACATTAAAAGGGTGAAATTTTTCACATTGTATATAGtttataaaatgatttcaTCACGTGAGTTTTCACCCGATGATTTCATAACGAGACAACGTTAAGTATATATTAGGTCTGATCAACAGCGGCTGATCTTCCTTTCAGATTGGGTCACGCGTCATCGTCGAACAGAGAAAAAACTTTCTTCTCGGAGGATCGAAAAGATGCCACCTGCTTAAGGTACAACGAACCCATCGCATAGAATATCCACACCCAAATCGAGGCTCTTTGTAAAATCGTTTAGTAATTACTTTCTCCTTGAATGTGGTTACAGTAACTGTAGGTAACCACTGCATTAGAAATTGTCTGTTTTAGTTTTCAAGAGACACAGTCATTCGTCTTTGTCTACCTTGGGCGATACAAATCAGCTGTACTGTTCCCAGTTCATTTGTCAATACACAATAAAAGTGTGTTAATGCGTGAAACACACGGTAATTGCTTCGGAAATTGTTCAAAGCTAATTTGGAAATTGCGTGGAAGAGCGGAGTCATTAAGAAGACTTTAGAAGCACCGAGAGAATGACAAAATtagagaagagagaagaaaaggaTACCGTTTCTGTGCCAGCGgtgtttcattttaattcaaGGCAAGGTCAGGAGAAATGAGACGTTTTTACGAGTTTCATGGTGAAACGACAAACGGTTTTAAGTGATAGAAGGAAAACCGCAGCCGTAGCCGCAATATATTAAGTTTCCTTTCTTGTGTAAATTACACCCATAGATTAATAAGAAGTATCCGTATCGTTTCAGTTCATTAACTCTGGAAAGCTGCCGTATCATTGAATTCTCAAAAAAACTAGAAACGTATCAAATCCAGACTGTTAGCACGTtccatatttaattttaatagcaATTAATTGCTCCAGTGAGAGACACGCTCTTGTACCACATAACAAATAGGTTGCTGGAATGAAGGAAAGAATTAATTCGCTCCGTTAACGATGTTCTCTTCAAAGTAGGCAAGAGTCGAGCAAATGGATcgttaaaatgaaatgaatttccGCGGCTACAGGAACAACGTGGTAAGAGGGAAAGAGTTCAAAGGAAAGCGGTACGATGACCGAAAGAAAGTTTTTAATGATAAAGGAATCTTGTTGGAAGCAACGAAATTAAGAAGATTTAGGTAACATATTTGTAAGTGTAAAGTAGAGAAGAggcaaataataattatttcaatttcttttccaGAGATTCAAGAATAATAGcaatggaaaaaagaaaagggaaaatgTGTATCAAAGGTAACAATGATGTTGAAAAGGAAATGCCTTCGTACACCTGTGAATACCTGAATCGGGGGCCCCACAAACACGGGAGAAGAAAGTCGCCTGCACACAGAATGCTCATCGGGAACTTCTTCTGGGTAGAAATCTGAATTTTTCCAGCATTGAGTCGCACGGCACAACTAACTTTCGATTGCCGACGCGTCCGCAGGATTTATAAGTACGTTTCTCGACAACAACATGCTACAGGATCTAAAAGATTATCTATCAGGAGAAACTTACTTCTACCATCCTGAACCAGCACGTGTAAggtgttttaaataattccaaATGGACTCTAAAGAAATATATACTTTTTTCAAGTAGGCAGgtaaattttatgaattttatttttaggtACACAATGGAAGAATATCTATTATCTTTTCACTCGAACACTTTTCACTTGTAGCGACTGATTTTCACTGTCACACGGTTTACACGAATGGAAGAATCATCACCGTTGGAAAGACAGGTGCAACAGAGGTTGAGTGAAGGAAACCAGAGGTGAtagtgaaaaagaaagagaaacttGTCGGTGAAGTGGTACAATGAATGAGTGGTTTCGTACTCACCAAGCTCATGATGCTGTCTGTGCCCACGCTCGGTTAGCACGCGGCTTTTACTCAGGAAGATCATCTTCAAGTAGTGATAGTTTTAAGGAAGAGGAGGGAGGGGTCTGCGATGTTGATACACGTGTATAGCGCATACCAACGTGAAACGTTTCTTTCGCTATTTTCCATACCTATTCGATAGACATTTAGCGGCCCATTTTCGTGCAATGCTTGTTATTTCTGCATTATTATTGTGAATGGAACACGAATTTATCAATCAAATTCTTGCAAATGTtagatattgttattttcatGCGATTTTTCGTTGATCATTGTTTTAGATATATTTTGAacatattctattttaaatattggCGTAGTTAATAGTTTAGAGACTTTCGATTGTGAAATTTAGttcatttaaattcaaattcttGTATTGTAGACGAGAAGAAAATTTGTCATACGAAGGAAAGTATTCGGGAAAGTATTGCTAAACGATTATGCAAATATTTGAAGTGACGGAAGCGCAGACGGTTTCTTATGAATCCATCAATTtctataagaaaaaaaatattaagaaagTTTTAAGGCGGCTGctatttacatattttcagtacaaataacaaaaagatgttacatttaaaaaaaatatattaaaaaagataATATGTAATACAGAGAAGTTGAAATACCATTGTACCTAAATGATGcattaaataataaagttcTCATTTCCATTTTTAAAAGTTCGTTTTTTACTTTCCCTTTGATGCGGGAAGCATTTTTGCATTACTATTAATTTTCACACtaaattactttattattatataatctataattatttataattgttcccgcggaaataaaatttttgatCAGCGCCATCTAGCGGTTGGTGTTTTTGAACTGCTCCTAATACCAGGGTCACAGAAAAGTAAAAGAGGTATCCGGCGGAACTGTGTGAGAAGGAGGGGCTATACCATTTGACAAAGATGGCCTACACCTTGTGACGTCATAATGGCGGCGCGCCAAGTAAATCATATTTGGCAAAATAATAATCGATTACTCGTTTCTAAAGAACAATTTATGCACTTTTATGATTGCTTCTTATAGTTCGGAACTCGAGCAACTTTCACGTATAGCCTTTTCAAATATTCTgcttgtaattaattaattattaatggaTTAATGAATCGTCGGCTAGATGCAGCGAGCGCATGGTCTGCATTTTCGGTTATTTATGAACTTTTAATCATTAGTTCATGAATGTTAATGATTGAAGAATGAAGTTCGATTCAATACCTACTTTCCTATGTAAGATTTGTTAAGATTATGTTCGAAAATAATTAGTTATTAAGAATCTCGGGAGCGATTGTCGCTGTCGAGTGCCAGTACGTAACTACACTTCATACATTCCTGTTATTTTCTAACTTCTCGTAGATCATTTATGAATATTTAGAGGTGTATCTACTACTACAAGTCCTAAGAAACATTCTATGATCAGAAATATGTATGATTTAATtacgaaaattgaaaaatcattgATCAATCGTTGATAAATTCCGTCGGCTCGTTAGCTCGTATCGGGTTGAATTATTAgtctattaataattaattaatcacaGATCGAATCCTGCTAAAACTGAACGTGAAAGTTACTCGAGTACCAAACTATAAGAAGCAATCATAAAAGTGCATAAATTGTTCCTTAGAAACGAgtaaatgattatttttttgCCAAATATGATTTACTTGGCGCGCCGCCATTATGACGTCACAAGGTGTAGGCCATCTTTGTTACATGGTATAGCCCCTCCTTCTCGCACAGTTCCACCGGATACCTCTTTTACTTTTCTGTGATCCTGGTATTAGGAGCAGTTCAAAAACACCAATCGCTAGATGGCgctgtttaaatttttaatttgtttaggAGATGTGTAACAGGGTGTAAAAGTTAATCTGTACAATAAAACATTATATGCGTTTATTGGTCCccatttattcattatttgcCTTGTCcttcattgaaattttagtaaaattcaattgaaaatttatgaagTAACGccaataaattaataacaagTTACTATTTTACAAAAAAGATTTTATCTTTATAAATATGCTGACGTAGAACACCtagattaaaaaattcatttatgtAATTTGTTACAACAATAacatattaatatattttttcaatttcccgCGGTGATAAGGATTTTAAACTAATTGCATCAGGCGGAAATAGAAAAACAAGCTATAGCAATCGGTATgactttaaattaaattggaGAACAGAAAAGCGAAAACCATGGCGGCGGTTCTGTTGGCAAGGTTGTACTTTCGTTGTATTGTACGTTTTTCTGACCGAGAGTACAAGCGTTGAAAGAATATTGCCGTGGAAATTGAATCAGGAAGAATAATGGTACGTAATTTATCAGAAACAATGACTGTCCTTTTGTTATTACCATGTAAAAGGGTTGTAACTATCAACATAACCTTCATCGGAGCGAATGAGATACAACGTCATTTCATGTATCGTCATTTGTTTGAAACATATGAACAATAAACACAGCTTATCTGTTTCagtttttgttctttttttgaatACACCTTATTTAAACCTGTTAATACTTTACATTAGTGTTATTTTAATGTTATCAGAGTCACTGCGGTGAATCTGGCGAATCCGATGACGGTGGAGACGACCAGGAAGGTTCTTCTTATTCGGAAACAAATATCGAAGATGCCTTAACATCTTTCAGAGAGCGATGGCAGCGGGAATTAGAAATATCACCAAGAAGAGAGAGGTCAAAGACTCAGTCCACAAAGCTGGTTGACTATGATGTTTCCAATGATGAAGAGCCATTAGATACCATTGAAATCAAGGTATAATAATGTTTGGCATATATCTTGACACAAATATAACATGAAAGATTATATATTTCAGGCAAGAAATTTGTTCTTAAAAGGAATTGAATATGAAGAAAGTAGGAAGTTTTATGAAGCTATTCAATTTTACAAGCGTGCTGTACTGTTAGTTCCTGATATTGAATTACGTTTATATGAGTCAACTAAATTGAAATCAAATGATGATGGTGATAAGCAATTGGAAGATGATGTGAGCAGTATTAATGATAATACTGAAAACTAtaatgaagaaaaagaggaggaaactgatttatttgttaaattatgCAAAATTGTAAATCGTAATAAATGTGTTTGTTTTCCAAAATTTGAACAAGATGTAAGTATTTGCGTTGAATGTTATACGATAATcgacaaaaatataattgtatatttatttttatattatgttgTTGTGGAACATCCTGATACATATTGCAGGGCATTCATTATTTCAGGCAACTCATATTTCTGCTTTGCCTATGGAAATAATGCTTTATATATTAAGATGGGTTGTTTCTTCAGAGTTAGACTTGAGATCTCTTGAAATGTTCTCTGGGGTATGCcgtggattttacatatcTGCAAGAGATACAGAGATCTGGAGACTTGCCTGTGTTAGGTAAATCATTCAAACGTTTTATTAAGTCGAtcttgataataattatttgaaattatacagGGTATGGGGTGTACATTGTGGAAACTATGCTCCGAAATACCGATCGTGGAGAGATATGTATTTACAACGGCCTAGATTAAGATACAATGGATGTTATATTAGTAAGACCAGTTACATTCGCGATGGTGAAAATAGTTTTCAAGATCAGTTTTATAGACCTTGGCATTTGGTGGAATACTTCAGGTACCTGAGGTATGtgataattaacaataatttaataaaacatttactatcaaaagaatttaatccatataaaattttctttgtaaATAGATTCTTTCCAGAAGGAAGAGTTTTAATGTTAACTTCAACGGATGATGCGCAGAGTTGTGTAAACTCTTTAAAAAATCGTGTTCCACGAAATCCCGCAATTCTAATTGGCCATTACAGATTGCACGATAACTATGTTACTTTAGTGCTCAGAAAACAAGAAATAAAAACTGTTGTTAACACATACAGGAAGAATAAAAGGGAACCCATACATGATAGTGGGGAACAAACTTTTCACCTTGTAAGAGTTTATAAATACcgatattaaattataaaattatcagaatatgtttcagaattttctttaTGAATGTTTACAGGAATTTGAAATACAGGATCACCATAGACGGATAAATTCGCAATTAAAATGGCTTAGTTACACTATATTCACGAAGTACAGAAATGGACATGAAGTAAAAATGTGCTTGAAAGAGCCGTCTGTTAGAGAATGGAGAGTGTCAGCTATCGGCGGACGATATCCGCCTCTTAAATTCAGTAGAGTTAAAAGTTATACTCAAGAGAGTGAAGCTCCCCTACAATAAGCGTAACTGAATGCAGAATTATTAATCGTCTCGATTACGTAAGAGTACAATAATGGAGCTAAAATTTAAGAGAAGACTAAATTCTACAGGCTAGCATTACAATCAGTCTTGATGTATATTTTCACTACACGCATTAGCATAATGTTCTTTGAGACTTCGTAATGGATACTAATTACTTTCTTTTATTAACCTATCATACAGCTTTCACGTTACAGTTTTCTCTTAAATTCTATCAACTACATTAATTTTTACGTAGATGATATAAACGAGTAATTTATAGATTTAATGAAATCGTTATATCATGCACTGGAATAGTGCCTTATGTGCTTTCAAAATAGGTGCTTATATTTCAGGacttgtttttgttttttatttagatttattatttaccaTTTGTTTAACAGAAATTTAGAGATCGATCATTACAGTATAACAGATTTATTCatgattttgatgaaactatATGCTACCTAGAGTAAGCCGTTTCGGAACCGCAAGAACATATACGCTAAACATTACACCAAAAATATATTCACCTTACAGGTGTTAtctatcaattatttttatttaggttaaaatatatttgttacattatatttctTGCGGCTCAGTTTTGCATAGAACCTTACTTGGAAACGTATACATTCAGTCAAAGTATATGgaagaaacgaaaattaaGATATATTACctcgatatatatatattctttattttctgaaTTATGAAACTTATTGAAGAAGCCGGTCTATGcctataatttttaaatgtaaatgGGCCATTTATGTACCACTGTTTATGGAATTAATCAATTCTAATATTTTGGAAaagttttatttgttaaaaatgGCGAATAGCATTGACATTATGAGTCAAAGGTACGAATGCTCGGGAACATGTCTTGTACTTTGCTGTGGGTATTAAATTCTTATAATAATCACAATAAACGTATTTTTGATGTGCTTATTTCGTTTCAATCAATTTATCCTTCTACGATTGAATTCAAACGATGCTTAAAATACACATTGGTTCATccaatcatttttaattattggatacgataaaatcatttttgtaCTAACAATTGTACTCGAACTGTTTAAAGATACTTCTTTTCCTTATCATATGAAATTTTAGTATacgtttctttcatttctgtACAGCTGCTCTTAAAGAAGATTTATCTGGTCAATTGTGAAATGTATCTACATAAATAAACGTCAGTTCTCGTAGGCTCGATTTATCACAGACTTCAAAGAACAATATTCAATCACAGTTCATCGTGCTTCAACTCGACGAGGCTCGTTCCGTTGCACGTAGACGGGTCAGATATCCAAGCAAGATCTTGCAAAGTCGCTGCATGCATCGAGCACACAGCCAGAACGACCAGCACGTGCATCAAATTATGAGAATTCAACGCCAGATCTAATTTGCCTGGAATCCATTTTTCAGGAATACGCATGGCTCCAATAATTGCTCCCACCACGGCTATGAGATcctgaagaaaagaaattcatcCAGCGTTATCGGATCTCCTGTGTGTTCAACAGTTAAGTTCATTCACCTGTAATACAATATGAAGTAAAGCATCTGGAGACCCGCCACCGATATCGAAACACCGTAGGGTCATTATCAACATCCTCATGAGGAAAGGAGGTGCAAAGCATAATCTTCTCTCCCAGGGAGACCGCGCGATCATCGCCTATGAAACACGCGGCTGTTTCAGAGATTATAATTCGCAGTGGAAGAAAAACATGAGAAATACCTTCAGAAGCCCCCAAATATTAAGGAAGCAGTAGATGAACATACAGCAGTACCAGTAGCCATTGGGTAAACAGTGAACTGTCGCGGCCATCATGGGTATAGCTCCTAAAAATGAATAGCAATATTTGTACAATCTTCATTGATTGATAGTTGTGTGGTTTTAATGGTATTAAGTATTACCAAAACTTTGGCACAACCATATGCCAATCATATCTAACTTCAATAACGTTCTGTAGAAGATAGCGTCGTAATTCAAATTCATGAAGAGGTGATAAATGAAGGAACCAACCCACGGACTAACGGCACCGATCAAGTGGCACCAAGATAAGATTCCTAGGAAGATACTTTGGGTACTCCATGGAAGAAGTTGCGGTATCGTCAGTAGCATGTACAAGATCGCAAATCCTGCAATATggtttgttaaattatataattataaattttaagaaaGGGGTGCTATCGGCTCGTACTACTATTGCTACAATGTACCATCCCTATGCAACAAGTGTCTGTtctttatatttcataatCAGAATAATTGATTCAATAAAAGGGAGAGCTTGTAAATAATGCAGACAGATTTGTCTATGAAAAGTATTCACATGACGGTCATATTTAATTTCACTATTCGACATTGACATTGTCATTTTAATAATGTTCTACATAATGTATACTAGAATTACTTTCGTCAATCGTTCgcatttcaaatataaatgaagttcAATCCATAAATATGTAAGCACAGTACTTATCAATGTCATGCATCTGGATTAAGAACGAATCTAAGGAAGCTAGTGTACGGCTTCATCGCACCGACAGGAATACAATGATATTCCATAGAAGTTCACCTTGAAATCGCGTAACTCAAGGGTAATCCAGTTTTCTACTTAATTGAATCACAATAGCTATAGCTCTAgcttttttattgccttcgaACACCTCCGCAGAGGTGATTATGCCTATAAGATCAATATACTGGAATTATCCTataagatatttatttttgaataacaTACACCAAACGATCCGCTACCAACATCCCTGTCTTTTCAGAGGGTATCTACCATCTAACAAAGGACATCCGGTACTCTGAGGACTCGTAATCTCAAACTTACCATGTGTTATGATATTAATCGTCTCATTGTGGATGTAGAACAGACTCCCAAGGCATTGGCGAACGGTCATGAGCGGTCTGTACCCGGACCGGATGTGAGGGTTGAACTGAAGGTGCTGTGGCATGTCGCTCCATCGTCGCAACAGTCGAATCTTCGGCGTCTCCTGAGCCTGCATCCTTCCTTGCTCGGAGTTTCGCTGATCGAACGAGTCCACGTTATCGCTGCATTGGGGCGGAGGGTCTGATACCTCCGCATGATGCTTCCCGTTTCGAAACGACGTCGTGCAGTCTGAATGGCCGTAAGGAATGTTCGAAGCGCACGCGGGACAAAACGGTAGCTTCCGGAGCAGATATCTCAGCTGTGACGTCGGCGACGACGGTGTCGTTACTGCATCGCTTTCGTACTCGTCCACCACCATCCGTGGTTCTGACCTCTCTGACGGTGTCGTTACCAGGGAAACCGAATCGATCCTTTTCACTGCCAGAGGGAACGCACCCCCTTCGAATGCATGCGACCAGTCTCCGCGAGCTCAGTCGTCGATTTATCCGAGAAACCCCTTCGCTCTTAGGCCTGCCCAATATGCAGGACGTTGCCATTTTTAGAAAGATGCGTGTTGATCGTTTGTTAGGTAGGGGAGGTAGAAAATGATGTGTTATAAAGGATGATGGAGTCTGCCCTAATAGATTCCTTGGTCTCAAAGATAGGGGTTGAATATTTGAGGTGATGGATGTTTAAAAGGAGATATTGGACAGtgaaaattttttagaattgcattttttttagTAGTTTATTAATAAGTTTCCGAACCTTAAATATTGTTAAGCACGGTGAAACTTggacaattttcattttatttttataacgttCTAGACCGCTCGTGAAGTAACACTTTACACGTTCATCGTCATGTCGAAAGGCTAATTTTGTCTGAAACCCTAAAGTTTAAAATCGAGGAATGACGGTTAATATTTTTAGCCTATTCATTAGATCAAGCACCGGATAAGGTGCGGTCTTGGTTAAGGGCCAACATAAATACGGCCTGAATGCCACGTGAGTCGAAAATCACTGTGCGATATTCAATTGGCTCTAGATTGTTCTCAGAGCGATTGCCTTTTCTCATCAAATGTCATTCGATGTCTTTTAAGGAAACAGGAAGCAATACCAGACAGGGGCAACGCGGTTTTTACGCGACATGCTTACCGCGGTTGTCGCCGTTAAGACTAAGGACGGGCGTTCGACTCTAATCAATGGACAGTATCCAACTTGTAAacttatataattaatttgtgaGTCACATTTGATTCCTTTTACTACGTGTGATCATTTGTCCCTTTGTGAACTGTTCGGGACCAGGTAACGTGTTCTACGACACGCTGAGACATAACTATACTCTTTGTTGTTCGATCACTATTAGAAGTAACGTCAAACTTATTTCGTATTTGGGGTTAGTCGGTTGTCATAGAGCGCAAGCGCCACACAGTAAAACACATTACCTGCACCGAGTCCTTTTGCTAAGCTGCAGTCACCCAGATAAGATGGGTGCAAGTTTATTACAGTGTATGATCTATCGTATTACCAATAGAAGTTCGTCTATTCTAAGCAGTGCGCTAAAGGGTCAGAGCAATCGGGGTTACTTTTATCGTGGACTGAAGGTAGGTCAGGCAGAAATCGGACGGTGGGAAGTCATTCAGTAGTAATGGTCATTGAGAATTTCATTAATCCCATTAATTCACCTGTCATGATTTTCCCTCCTTCGCGACACAGTTGGCGCAGGTCCAGTCATGTCACGTGGCCTTGTTCATGGGGTAATCACGGTCACATCGAATTATCGACGCACCCTCATCGATATCGAAATTGCTTTATGTCAAAGGACTCGGTCCTTCCGTGGTTGCGAAATATAGTGTCACGGTACaatgttgcatttatttctttctttttatttaattgtcTCTGAATGAAACGTGTGAAGGTGAAACGATCGCTATGCATAACATGGTGGTTGAAATGATTGCAGCGATCGTACAAAGACCTATGGGCAATTGCAGAAGATTTGATCCCATCCGTGGCAATGAAATATTACATTCAGAAGCGGTCTAAGCTCATCTctaaatttctttcatttaaatcGATAATAGAGGTAAGTTAATGTATACATACATTccattgattttttaattttcgcGGTTTCGTATATTCATCTTCCGTAGCGTACCGTACCGCCCATTGAAACTTTTTACCGATAATAGTGTGCTTCCTGTAACATAATTGTGGTGTGGTGCCACCTACGATAATATTCATCAACTTTGTGATGCGCAGTCGCGGCATTTTTTCTCACTAGGAGACTGCGTGCGCATGCGTAAATGACACTACTAGAGATATCACGTGGTGCCATAGCTGTATACATTACACATCTGAAAGGGGCTTGCATACCTTCTGCAGTTTCTCTTACCCTTGCAACAAATGTTGGTATTCATATAGTAAATAGACTCCAGACGTACAAAATAACAAtacattatattaatattatttatatagtattctgtttcattaaattaaagttTTCTCCTTTCCTTAAACTTTTCTGGGGCCCAATCATACCTtcgtatttaaaaaacataagTACGTCATTGAAACGTTCctagtgtttttttttttagtatgTATGAGCCAGAAATTCCATACTGCGCATCAATCCAACTAGCCACTCGGTATTTATAT
The genomic region above belongs to Osmia bicornis bicornis chromosome 9, iOsmBic2.1, whole genome shotgun sequence and contains:
- the LOC114872110 gene encoding F-box only protein 9; protein product: MSHCGESGESDDGGDDQEGSSYSETNIEDALTSFRERWQRELEISPRRERSKTQSTKLVDYDVSNDEEPLDTIEIKARNLFLKGIEYEESRKFYEAIQFYKRAVLLVPDIELRLYESTKLKSNDDGDKQLEDDVSSINDNTENYNEEKEEETDLFVKLCKIVNRNKCVCFPKFEQDATHISALPMEIMLYILRWVVSSELDLRSLEMFSGVCRGFYISARDTEIWRLACVRVWGVHCGNYAPKYRSWRDMYLQRPRLRYNGCYISKTSYIRDGENSFQDQFYRPWHLVEYFRYLRFFPEGRVLMLTSTDDAQSCVNSLKNRVPRNPAILIGHYRLHDNYVTLVLRKQEIKTVVNTYRKNKREPIHDSGEQTFHLEFEIQDHHRRINSQLKWLSYTIFTKYRNGHEVKMCLKEPSVREWRVSAIGGRYPPLKFSRVKSYTQESEAPLQ
- the LOC114872111 gene encoding progestin and adipoQ receptor family member 4, which gives rise to MVVDEYESDAVTTPSSPTSQLRYLLRKLPFCPACASNIPYGHSDCTTSFRNGKHHAEVSDPPPQCSDNVDSFDQRNSEQGRMQAQETPKIRLLRRWSDMPQHLQFNPHIRSGYRPLMTVRQCLGSLFYIHNETINIITHGFAILYMLLTIPQLLPWSTQSIFLGILSWCHLIGAVSPWVGSFIYHLFMNLNYDAIFYRTLLKLDMIGIWLCQSFGAIPMMAATVHCLPNGYWYCCMFIYCFLNIWGLLKAMIARSPWERRLCFAPPFLMRMLIMTLRCFDIGGGSPDALLHIVLQDLIAVVGAIIGAMRIPEKWIPGKLDLALNSHNLMHVLVVLAVCSMHAATLQDLAWISDPSTCNGTSLVELKHDEL
- the LOC123988137 gene encoding uncharacterized protein LOC123988137, encoding MGASLLQCMIYRITNRSSSILSSALKGQSNRGYFYRGLKRSYKDLWAIAEDLIPSVAMKYYIQKRSKLISKFLSFKSIIEMPRSKRRHRTRSHSRTRSHSGGSLQYKRKIRRIDYESSQGKGTYR